Genomic DNA from Leucobacter triazinivorans:
CGCGCACGTCGTCGGGCTCGATCGCGGTGAACGTCGCGATGCGCAGCTGATTGCGTCCCAGCTTGCGGTAGGGCTCGGTGTCGACGATCCCGTTCGCGCGCAGCGCCTTCGAGATCGCCGCTGCGTCCACCGCGTCGTCGAGATCGATCGTCACGACCACCTGGGAGCGGTGCGCCGGATCCGCGACGAACGGCGTCGCGACCGCGGTGCGCTCCGCCCAGTCGTAGAGCACGCCCGAGGATTCGGCGGTGCGGGCGGCGGCCCAGGCGAGACCGCCCCGGCCGTTGATCCATCGCACCTGCTCGTCCATCAGCGCGAGCGTCGCGAGTGCGGGCGTGTTGAGCGTCTGGTTCTTGCGCGAGTTCTCGACCGCGCCGGCGAGGCTGAGCGTCTCCGGGATATAGCGGCCCGAGGCGGCGATGCGCTCGATCCGCTCGATCGCGGCGGGCGAGACGAGGGCGAACCACAGGCCGCCGTCGGAGGCGAAATTCTTCTGCGGGGAGAAGTAGTAGACGTCGACCTCGTTCGCGTCGAAATCGATGCCGCCCGCGCCGCTCGTCGCGTCGACGAGCGTGAGCGCTCCCTCGTCGCCGGCCACGCGGCGCACCGGCGCCATCACGCCGGTGGAGGTCTCGTTGTGCGGGTAGGCGTAGACGTCCACGCCGGCGACCGCCTCGGCCTGCGAGCGCGAGCCGGCGTCTGCCGTGCGGATGTCGGGCGCATCGAGGAATGGCGCGGCGGCCGCGGCCTTCGCGAACTTCGCACCGAACTCGCCGAACGCCAGGTGCTGGCTGCGGCGTTCGATGAGAGAGTGCACCGCGGAATCCCAGAACGTCGTGGCCCCGCCGTTGGCGAGCAGCACCTCGTACCCCTCGGGCGCCCGGAACAGCTCCGCGAGACCCTCGCGAACGCTGCCGACGAGATCCTTCACCGGCGCCTGGCGGTGCGACGTGCCGAGCACGCGGGGCTGGAGCGAGGCGAGGAAGTCGATCTGCTCCCCCCGCACCTTGGATGGGCCGCACCCGAAGCGACCGTCGGCGGGCAGGAGTTCAGCGGGAATGGTGATTTCGGCCATGTGCACGATTCTACGAGAGCCCGGGGCCCGCAACGGCTCGTCCGCGAGAAGCGCGGGTCCGCCGACCGGGACGAGTCGGGAAACCGGCTCCGCATGCTCTAGTGTGTGAAGCGTGCCCCAGTCATGAGAGGACGGCGATGACGGACCTGATCGACACGACCGAGATGTACCTCCGCACGATCCTCGAGTTGGAGGAGGAGGGGATCGTTCCCCTGCGCGCCCGGATCTCGGAGCGGCTCGGTCACTCCGGCCCCACCGTGTCTCAGACCGTCGGTCGTATGGAGCGCGACGGGCTGGTCGTCGTGACCGATGATCGGCGCCTCGAGCTCACCGCGTCGGGCCGTACCAAGGCCGTGCACGTGATGCGCAAGCACCGCCTCGCCGAGCGCCTGCTCTCCGATGTCATCGGTCTCGAGTGGGCCTACGTGCACGAGGAGGCCTGCCGCTGGGAGCACGTGATGAGCGAGCGGGTCGAGCGCAAGCTGCTCGGAATCCTCGGGCACCCCACCGAGTCGCCCTATGGCAATCCCATACCGGGGCTCGACGAACTCGGTGCGATGCGCGCGGGATCCTTTCAGACCGGCGTCACCGGCATCGCCGAACTGCTGGTCGATCACGGGCAGCCGGTGACCGCGCACATCAAGCGCCTCGCCGAGCCGCTGCAGGTGGATCCCGAGCTGCTGGAGCAGCTCGCCGGGGCCGGAATCCTTCCCGGGAGCACGGCAACCTTCACCCGCCGCGGCAACGTGGTGCACGTCGAGGTGGAGGGATCCAGTGAGGCGCTCGACCTTCCGGGTGACGTCGCCGCCCATATCTTCGTCTCGGCGTAGTCGCGGGCGCGACACGTACGAAGCCGGGAGCACGCAGAGGACGGAGATGCCGTCCGCGATGGAGTTGATAGACCGAGGAGACGAATTTGTCATTGCCCACCCCTGAAGCCCATATCCGCGCGGTCGCGCGCGTCGTCGAGCACCGCAGCGCGGCGGAACCCGAGTTCCTGCAGGCCGTGCACGAGGTGCTCGAGTCGTTGGAGCCGGTGCTCTCGGAGCACCCGGAGTTCGTCGAGAGCGGCATTCTCGAGCGCCTCGTCGAACCCGAGCGGCAGCTCATCTTCCGCGTGCCGTGGACCGACGATGAGGGCTTCGTGCGGGTGAACCGCGGCTTCCGCGTGCAGTTCAACTCCGCGCTCGGCCCCTACAAGGGCGGCCTCCGCTTCCATCCCTCGGTGAACCTCTCGGTCATCAAGTTCCTCGGCTTCGAGCAGATCTTCAAGAACGCGCTCACCTCGCAGCGCATCGGCGGCGGGAAGGGCGGGTCGGACTTCGACCCGAGCGGCAGAAGCGATG
This window encodes:
- the serC gene encoding phosphoserine transaminase, whose protein sequence is MAEITIPAELLPADGRFGCGPSKVRGEQIDFLASLQPRVLGTSHRQAPVKDLVGSVREGLAELFRAPEGYEVLLANGGATTFWDSAVHSLIERRSQHLAFGEFGAKFAKAAAAAPFLDAPDIRTADAGSRSQAEAVAGVDVYAYPHNETSTGVMAPVRRVAGDEGALTLVDATSGAGGIDFDANEVDVYYFSPQKNFASDGGLWFALVSPAAIERIERIAASGRYIPETLSLAGAVENSRKNQTLNTPALATLALMDEQVRWINGRGGLAWAAARTAESSGVLYDWAERTAVATPFVADPAHRSQVVVTIDLDDAVDAAAISKALRANGIVDTEPYRKLGRNQLRIATFTAIEPDDVRALTGAIDYVLERLV
- a CDS encoding metal-dependent transcriptional regulator, translated to MTDLIDTTEMYLRTILELEEEGIVPLRARISERLGHSGPTVSQTVGRMERDGLVVVTDDRRLELTASGRTKAVHVMRKHRLAERLLSDVIGLEWAYVHEEACRWEHVMSERVERKLLGILGHPTESPYGNPIPGLDELGAMRAGSFQTGVTGIAELLVDHGQPVTAHIKRLAEPLQVDPELLEQLAGAGILPGSTATFTRRGNVVHVEVEGSSEALDLPGDVAAHIFVSA